The following nucleotide sequence is from Ferruginibacter lapsinanis.
ACGCTTTGCGCAGAGAAAAAAGTGGGGTACGTTCGTGTGTGATCTGATACAAAACTGCCTTGAATCTGAGTTCAGCCTGCTCAATATCCTTCGCTTTATCCGGGCGTATCTTATCTATCAATTCAATTAAAAAATCGAGGCTACGATTAGGAGAATGTAAAGGCAATACAACAGCCAACTGCTTTTCGGCAGGTACGGGAGTCTCCTTTTTCTTTTTGGTGAGCCGCAACATTATTGATTAAGGTTCGGTTTTTTTATTATGCTTATACATTACTGACACTTATAATACGCCAAATGTTGCATACAAATTGCCTGTATGTAACAAATTTCATCTTATTTTTGTTATGAATAAGCTATGATTTACAATAATAACATAAAGTTAAAGGAAGACTTTGAGGTGGTTACTGAACTGGAAGAGTATTGCTCTCTCATTATATGGAATGATGATGTGAATACTTTTGACTGGGTGATTGAAACATTAATTGAAGTTTGCGGCCACTCCCCTGAGCAAGCCGAACAATGTGCTATCCTGATAGATGGCAAGGGTAAATATGCAGTAAAAGAAGGCAGTTATGATACATTAAAGCCCATGTGTGATGCTATCACAGAAAGAGGTATTGGTGCTACCATTGAGGTAATTGCTAATTAACTCATACCATGTACCTGCTTAATGAAAAAATATTTTTCCCTCCTGTTGAAAATACTGATGACGAGGGCATTGTAGCCGTAGGAGGCGACCTTAGCACTGAGCGGCTATTACTTGCTTACCGTAGTGGTATTTTCCCATGG
It contains:
- a CDS encoding ATP-dependent Clp protease adaptor ClpS; the encoded protein is MIYNNNIKLKEDFEVVTELEEYCSLIIWNDDVNTFDWVIETLIEVCGHSPEQAEQCAILIDGKGKYAVKEGSYDTLKPMCDAITERGIGATIEVIAN